One part of the Pirellulales bacterium genome encodes these proteins:
- a CDS encoding circularly permuted type 2 ATP-grasp protein codes for MYPAPPTGYDEYTTAAGEIRPAWRKFVDCLRHVGGEEFSRRWEQARRMLRDNGVTYNVYDENQGRDRPWELDPLPLLLGAAEWDRLAAGIAQRARLLNLILADLYGPQRLIIEGLIPPEFVLANPLYLRAAHGLPVVHGQYLQFYAAHLARDSGGEWSILADRTQAPAGAGYAVENRIVLSRMMPETYQACEVQRLAGFFLIMREALHELAPRHRENPRIVLLSPGPRSPAYFEDAYLARYLGYTLVEGGDLTVRDNLVFLKTLGGLLPVDVIMRRVADPDCDPLELSGGTVNGIPGLTHAVRCGNVVIANPLGSNLLEAPAFQAVVPHLARRLLGQELLLPCIPSWWCGDAAGQTQVLANLDQLIIKPAFEPRAKPILVRGLSSSEKAALREKITRHGEQFVGQAIIERSTVPVWNNGAIEAGRMGLRAFVMGKGEQYHVLPGGLVRISHADQLLAESTHAGQGSKDVWVLAAGPVKPVSLLHPAGEPLTIRRSGNDLPSRVADNMYWLGRNVERAEGAIRLLRGTISRLLDETTPGGSPELPALLKALHGGNSGGPQQDFDLPLVERNSAMQQEILAYVLDERQPDGLRKTLQNIQDLTSIVRDRISIDSWRILNRLHLEWMPGYPLGVASLADVLGMLNQMVITLSAFSGLGVESMTRGPAWRFLDIGRRMERALYTLNLLAQTLVASRPAETAILEALLEIADSSMTYRNRYLNILQARAVLDLLLTDETNPRSVGFQLAALSGHVDHLPNELGTDLLTGEQRTILSALTHVRLAEIEKLLDTDRTQRRQHLDRLLTRVATGLRGLSDSLTHKYLVHAMPSRQMSELRLG; via the coding sequence ATGTATCCCGCGCCCCCCACGGGCTATGATGAATACACCACCGCGGCGGGCGAGATACGGCCCGCATGGCGCAAGTTCGTGGATTGTCTGCGGCATGTGGGGGGGGAGGAATTTTCCCGCCGTTGGGAACAAGCCCGACGGATGCTGCGGGATAATGGCGTCACCTATAATGTCTATGACGAAAACCAAGGGCGGGATCGTCCCTGGGAACTTGATCCCCTGCCGCTGCTGTTGGGTGCCGCGGAATGGGACCGGTTGGCCGCGGGTATCGCCCAGCGGGCCCGCCTGCTCAACTTAATCCTGGCCGATTTGTACGGCCCCCAGCGGCTCATCATTGAAGGACTGATCCCCCCCGAATTTGTCCTGGCAAATCCGTTATATTTGCGGGCGGCGCATGGCTTGCCCGTGGTGCATGGGCAATATCTGCAGTTTTATGCGGCGCATCTGGCCCGTGATTCCGGGGGCGAATGGTCGATCCTGGCCGATCGCACGCAGGCTCCGGCGGGGGCGGGCTATGCCGTGGAAAACCGGATCGTTCTGTCCCGGATGATGCCCGAGACCTACCAAGCTTGCGAGGTGCAGCGCTTGGCGGGCTTTTTTTTGATTATGCGCGAAGCCCTGCACGAGTTGGCCCCCCGCCATCGTGAAAATCCCCGAATTGTTCTGCTTAGTCCCGGCCCCCGCAGTCCCGCTTACTTTGAAGACGCCTATTTAGCGCGTTATCTGGGTTATACCCTGGTCGAGGGGGGAGACCTTACCGTACGCGATAATCTGGTCTTTTTAAAGACACTTGGCGGATTGCTGCCCGTGGATGTCATCATGCGCCGCGTCGCCGATCCCGACTGCGATCCCCTGGAATTGTCGGGCGGCACGGTCAACGGCATTCCGGGGTTGACCCACGCTGTCCGCTGCGGAAATGTGGTCATCGCCAATCCCCTGGGGAGCAACCTGCTCGAGGCTCCGGCGTTTCAGGCGGTGGTGCCGCATTTGGCCCGGCGGCTGCTGGGCCAGGAATTATTGCTCCCCTGCATACCGAGTTGGTGGTGTGGCGACGCCGCCGGTCAAACTCAGGTGCTGGCCAATCTCGATCAATTGATCATCAAGCCAGCCTTTGAACCACGGGCCAAACCTATCCTGGTGCGCGGTTTATCCTCCAGCGAAAAAGCCGCTTTGCGCGAGAAAATCACCCGCCACGGCGAACAATTTGTCGGACAGGCCATCATTGAACGAAGCACCGTCCCGGTCTGGAACAACGGCGCGATCGAGGCGGGTCGCATGGGCCTGCGCGCATTTGTCATGGGAAAAGGGGAGCAATACCACGTCTTGCCTGGCGGATTGGTCCGCATCTCGCACGCCGACCAACTGTTAGCCGAGTCCACTCACGCCGGACAGGGAAGCAAGGACGTTTGGGTGTTGGCCGCGGGACCGGTAAAGCCAGTAAGTTTGTTGCATCCCGCCGGCGAGCCGTTGACCATTCGCCGCAGCGGAAATGACTTGCCCAGTCGCGTGGCGGATAATATGTATTGGCTGGGGCGCAATGTGGAGCGGGCGGAAGGAGCGATCCGCCTGTTGCGGGGGACGATATCGCGGCTGTTGGACGAAACCACGCCGGGTGGATCCCCGGAATTGCCCGCCTTGCTCAAGGCGTTGCATGGCGGCAATAGCGGTGGACCGCAGCAAGATTTTGATCTGCCGCTGGTGGAGCGCAATTCCGCCATGCAACAAGAGATTTTGGCGTATGTCCTGGACGAGCGGCAACCCGACGGCCTGCGCAAGACGCTGCAAAATATCCAGGATTTGACCAGCATCGTTCGCGACCGGATTTCTATCGATAGTTGGCGGATTCTCAATCGCCTGCACCTGGAATGGATGCCCGGCTACCCGTTGGGGGTGGCGTCGTTGGCGGATGTCCTGGGGATGCTCAACCAAATGGTCATCACCCTGTCGGCATTTAGCGGTCTGGGGGTGGAAAGCATGACCCGTGGTCCGGCGTGGCGATTTTTGGATATTGGCCGTCGGATGGAGCGCGCGCTGTATACGTTAAATTTATTGGCACAGACGCTGGTGGCGTCCCGTCCAGCGGAAACCGCCATCCTGGAAGCGCTGTTGGAGATCGCCGATAGCTCCATGACGTATCGCAATCGCTATTTAAATATTCTGCAAGCGCGGGCGGTGTTGGATTTGCTGCTGACCGATGAAACCAACCCCCGTTCGGTCGGTTTCCAACTGGCGGCATTGTCTGGTCATGTGGATCACTTGCCTAATGAACTGGGCACGGATTTGCTAACGGGAGAACAACGGACAATCCTATCCGCCTTGACGCATGTCCGCTTGGCCGAAATTGAAAAGCTGCTGGATACCGACCGCACGCAACGTCGGCAGCATTTGGACCGGTTGCTGACGCGCGTGGCGACGGGGTTGCGGGGCCTTTCGGACAGCCTGACGCATAAATACTTGGTCCACGCCATGCCATCGCGCCAGATGTCGGAACTGCGTTTGGGGTAG
- a CDS encoding transglutaminase family protein, which translates to MALRVALHHSTTYSYARPIAIFPQIVRLRPAPHCRTPIVSYSLKIEPAGHFINWQQDPQGNYQARLVFPEKSAKFQITVDLVAEMTVINPFDFFLEKSIEHFPWTYEPWLATELRPFLEQIENGPLLREYVSTVDITPARTIDFLVALNQRVKHDIQYTIRLEPGVQTCEETLQLRSGSCRDTAWLLVQILRKLGIAARFVSGYLIQLVADVQPLDGPAGPTQDFTDLHAWVEVYLPGAGWVGLDPTSGLLAGEGHIPLACTPDPQSAAPVTGAVEPCESTFDFAMHLTRVLETPRVTKPYSPEQWSAIEALGHQIDVDLERQAVRLTMGGEPTFVSIDDMEGAEWNTAALGPTKRILAGELIKKLRARFASGGLLHYGQGKWYPGEQLPRWALSCYWRRDGQPIWKNPDLLVDEDRDYNHTAADAQRFGAALARRLGVGDEYLQAGYEDSWYYLWRERRLPVNVDPLDSKVEDKVERERIAKIFDQGLKAIVGYALPIERRLGAQGWQWASGPWFLRREHMFLIPGDSPMGFRLPLDSIPWALENERQYQGEFDPSAPRGTLPSHAQLAERRGPSWPQTGGFKAGRGLSLNEVAALQGLNSPYANGREDARRSKTTVKLVAGDAGQPMDMAELSAELDIEAEEQGGTAVLTTEAYLGNGGHGLSPTREHWRSWLDPRIARSPSATRQPQMGESAAWITRTAMCFETREGRLHVFMPPLQLVEDYLALITAIEETAAELDLPVVIEGYHPPHDYRLTHLRVTPDPGVIEVNLQPAYNWDELVKNTVGLYEDARACRLGTDKFMVDGRHTGTGGGNHVVMGGPTPAESPFLRRPDLLRSILTYWNNHPSLSYLFSGTFIGPTSQAPRIDEARHEQLYELEIAFQQIPANGSCPPWLTDRLFRNLLTDLTGNTHRAEFCIDKLYSPDTSSGRLGLVEFRAFEMPPHAQMSLAQQLLLRALVAVFWRQPYQQKLVHWGTTLHDKFMLPYFVWQDFRDVIRDLQSAGYPLSWDWFAPHFEFRFPRLGQVVYDSIELDFRGAIEPWLVLGEEPGGGGTVRYVDSSLERLQVHVRGLTDTRHVLLCNRRRVPLHPTGVAGEYIAGVRYRAWCPPSCLHPTIGVHTPLVFDLYDQWTQRSLGGATWHVMHPGGLSYDNFPINANAAETRRNSRFQPFGHSTGPWALPLPQTNGKFPFTLDLRYQGE; encoded by the coding sequence ATGGCGCTCCGTGTCGCACTTCACCACAGCACGACTTATAGCTATGCCCGACCGATTGCAATCTTTCCGCAGATTGTCCGATTGCGCCCGGCCCCGCACTGCCGCACGCCGATTGTTAGCTACTCGCTAAAAATCGAGCCGGCGGGGCATTTTATCAATTGGCAGCAGGATCCCCAGGGGAATTACCAGGCGCGGCTGGTGTTTCCGGAAAAATCCGCAAAATTCCAAATAACGGTCGATTTAGTCGCGGAAATGACCGTGATCAACCCGTTTGACTTTTTTCTGGAAAAGTCAATCGAGCACTTCCCCTGGACCTATGAGCCTTGGTTGGCCACGGAACTTCGCCCTTTTCTGGAACAGATCGAAAATGGGCCCCTCCTGCGGGAGTATGTCTCGACCGTGGACATCACGCCCGCCCGCACGATTGATTTTTTGGTCGCTCTGAATCAGCGGGTCAAGCATGACATTCAATACACCATACGGCTGGAACCGGGGGTGCAGACCTGCGAGGAAACCCTGCAACTGCGCAGCGGCTCTTGCCGCGATACCGCCTGGCTGTTGGTCCAAATACTTAGAAAGCTAGGAATCGCGGCGCGGTTTGTGTCGGGTTATTTGATTCAACTGGTCGCGGATGTCCAACCCCTGGACGGTCCCGCCGGACCCACGCAGGATTTTACCGATTTGCACGCCTGGGTTGAGGTCTACCTGCCCGGAGCGGGTTGGGTGGGGCTGGACCCCACCTCGGGACTGTTGGCCGGTGAGGGGCATATACCCCTGGCTTGCACGCCCGATCCGCAAAGCGCCGCCCCCGTCACAGGCGCGGTTGAGCCTTGTGAATCTACTTTTGATTTTGCCATGCATCTCACCCGGGTGCTGGAAACACCCCGCGTGACCAAACCCTATTCCCCGGAACAATGGTCCGCCATCGAGGCCCTGGGACATCAGATCGATGTGGATCTTGAGCGGCAGGCCGTGCGCCTGACGATGGGGGGCGAACCGACTTTTGTCAGCATTGACGACATGGAGGGGGCGGAATGGAATACCGCCGCGCTGGGTCCCACAAAACGCATTCTGGCGGGCGAATTAATTAAAAAGCTCCGTGCGCGCTTTGCCTCGGGCGGTTTATTGCACTATGGCCAGGGAAAATGGTACCCCGGCGAACAACTTCCCCGCTGGGCGCTCAGTTGCTATTGGCGGCGCGATGGCCAGCCCATTTGGAAGAATCCCGATTTGCTCGTCGACGAGGATCGCGACTACAATCACACCGCCGCGGATGCCCAAAGGTTTGGCGCGGCGCTGGCCCGCCGCCTGGGGGTGGGGGATGAATACTTGCAGGCGGGGTATGAGGATTCGTGGTATTACCTGTGGCGGGAACGCCGCTTGCCGGTGAATGTCGACCCCCTGGACTCCAAGGTAGAAGACAAAGTTGAGCGGGAGCGCATCGCAAAGATTTTTGACCAGGGTTTGAAAGCGATCGTCGGCTATGCCCTGCCCATTGAACGCCGATTAGGTGCCCAAGGGTGGCAATGGGCCAGCGGACCTTGGTTCTTGCGGCGGGAACACATGTTTTTGATCCCGGGCGACTCCCCCATGGGTTTTCGCCTGCCCCTGGATTCCATCCCCTGGGCGTTGGAAAACGAACGTCAATACCAGGGAGAATTTGACCCGTCGGCTCCGCGCGGGACCTTGCCCAGTCATGCGCAACTGGCGGAACGCCGTGGTCCATCCTGGCCCCAAACAGGCGGCTTTAAGGCCGGTCGTGGGTTAAGCCTTAACGAGGTGGCGGCACTGCAGGGGTTAAATTCCCCCTATGCCAATGGCCGGGAAGATGCCCGCCGTTCAAAAACAACGGTGAAACTGGTCGCGGGGGACGCGGGACAACCGATGGACATGGCGGAGTTGTCCGCCGAACTGGACATTGAGGCGGAGGAACAAGGGGGTACGGCGGTATTAACCACCGAAGCGTATTTAGGTAATGGCGGCCATGGACTCTCTCCCACGCGGGAACATTGGCGTTCATGGCTGGATCCCCGAATCGCCCGCTCACCCAGCGCAACACGCCAACCGCAAATGGGGGAATCCGCCGCTTGGATTACCCGCACGGCGATGTGCTTTGAAACGCGCGAGGGGCGATTGCATGTTTTTATGCCGCCGCTGCAATTGGTGGAGGATTACCTGGCGCTGATTACCGCCATCGAGGAAACCGCGGCCGAACTGGATTTGCCCGTAGTGATCGAGGGGTACCATCCTCCGCATGATTATCGCCTGACACACCTGCGAGTCACGCCCGATCCGGGGGTGATCGAAGTCAACCTGCAACCAGCGTACAACTGGGACGAGTTGGTCAAAAACACCGTCGGCCTGTATGAGGATGCCCGCGCTTGCCGACTGGGAACCGATAAATTTATGGTGGATGGTCGCCATACCGGCACAGGTGGTGGAAATCACGTGGTCATGGGGGGACCGACCCCGGCGGAAAGCCCGTTTTTGCGCCGTCCAGATTTGCTGCGCAGTATCTTGACCTACTGGAACAATCACCCCTCGCTGTCGTATTTGTTCTCGGGAACGTTTATCGGGCCGACCAGCCAGGCTCCCCGCATTGACGAGGCGCGGCATGAGCAGCTATACGAACTGGAAATCGCCTTTCAACAAATACCCGCCAACGGATCCTGCCCCCCATGGCTCACGGATCGGCTCTTTCGCAATTTGCTGACGGACCTTACCGGCAACACCCACCGGGCGGAGTTTTGCATCGATAAGCTCTATTCTCCGGATACGTCGTCTGGACGGCTGGGTCTGGTGGAATTTCGCGCGTTTGAAATGCCCCCCCACGCGCAGATGAGCCTGGCGCAGCAGTTACTTTTGCGGGCGTTAGTGGCGGTCTTTTGGCGGCAGCCCTACCAGCAAAAGTTGGTGCATTGGGGGACCACGCTGCATGACAAATTCATGCTGCCGTATTTTGTCTGGCAAGATTTCCGCGATGTCATCCGCGACCTACAGAGTGCCGGTTATCCGCTTTCATGGGATTGGTTTGCGCCGCATTTTGAATTCCGCTTTCCGCGGCTGGGCCAAGTGGTTTACGACAGCATTGAATTAGACTTTCGCGGCGCGATCGAACCGTGGTTGGTACTGGGCGAAGAACCTGGCGGCGGCGGCACGGTGCGCTATGTGGATTCCAGCCTGGAACGGCTGCAAGTGCACGTCCGCGGTTTGACCGACACCCGGCATGTGCTGTTATGCAATCGCCGCCGCGTGCCGCTGCATCCCACCGGCGTCGCGGGAGAATACATCGCCGGCGTGCGGTATCGGGCGTGGTGCCCCCCTTCTTGCCTGCATCCCACCATTGGCGTGCATACTCCGTTGGTGTTTGACCTGTACGACCAGTGGACGCAACGCTCGCTGGGGGGGGCCACCTGGCATGTCATGCATCCCGGCGGACTCAGTTATGATAACTTTCCGATCAATGCCAACGCCGCCGAAACACGCCGTAACTCGCGGTTTCAGCCGTTTGGGCATTCCACCGGACCGTGGGCGTTACCGTTGCCCCAAACCAACGGCAAATTCCCGTTCACACTCGACCTGCGTTATCAGGGAGAGTAA
- a CDS encoding alpha-E domain-containing protein, with protein sequence MLSRVADSIFWMSRYIERAENVARFVEVNFNLALDLGIEHGDQWLPLISTTGDHDIFADRYGTPNMQKVVEFLTFDDENPNSIISCLRKARENARAVREMISSAMWEELNKFYLMVRGAATGRGLLDTPLDFFHEVKMASHLLQGVTDATMSHNEAWHFARMARLLERADKTSRILDVKYYLLLPSVNDVGTPIDTIQWAALLKSASALEMYRKAFGRITPEQVAEFLLLDKSFPRAVHFCMLRAEESLLTVTGSRLGTFHNQAEQRLGRLRADLDYTSIKEIISIGMHEFIDRFQTRLNDVGESIYYCFLSPEAYVRNNGQVQSQSQIMGMRY encoded by the coding sequence ATGCTTAGTCGAGTGGCGGATTCGATTTTCTGGATGAGTCGGTATATTGAGCGCGCGGAAAACGTCGCCCGCTTTGTGGAGGTCAATTTTAATCTTGCCCTGGATTTGGGAATTGAACACGGCGACCAGTGGTTGCCGTTGATTTCGACCACTGGCGATCATGATATTTTTGCCGACCGCTATGGCACGCCAAACATGCAAAAAGTGGTCGAGTTTTTGACCTTTGACGACGAGAATCCCAATTCCATCATTTCCTGCCTGCGCAAAGCGCGGGAAAACGCCCGCGCCGTGCGGGAAATGATCAGCAGCGCCATGTGGGAGGAACTCAACAAGTTTTACCTGATGGTGCGCGGCGCGGCTACCGGGCGGGGACTGCTGGACACCCCGCTGGATTTTTTTCACGAAGTAAAAATGGCCAGCCACCTCTTGCAGGGGGTGACCGACGCCACCATGTCCCATAACGAGGCTTGGCACTTTGCCCGGATGGCCCGCCTGTTGGAACGAGCCGATAAAACCTCGCGGATTTTGGATGTCAAGTACTACCTGCTGCTCCCTTCGGTTAATGACGTGGGTACGCCCATTGACACGATTCAGTGGGCGGCCCTGTTAAAAAGCGCGAGTGCCCTGGAGATGTATCGCAAGGCATTTGGGCGGATCACCCCCGAACAAGTGGCGGAATTTTTGTTGTTGGACAAGTCCTTTCCGCGGGCGGTCCACTTTTGCATGCTGCGGGCCGAGGAGTCATTATTGACCGTGACCGGCAGTCGACTGGGAACGTTTCACAATCAGGCCGAGCAGCGTCTGGGTCGACTGCGGGCGGATTTAGACTATACCAGCATTAAGGAAATCATTTCGATCGGGATGCATGAATTTATCGATCGATTTCAAACCCGCTTAAACGACGTGGGAGAGTCGATTTACTACTGTTTTCTGTCCCCCGAGGCCTACGTGCGTAACAATGGCCAGGTTCAATCGCAAAGCCAGATTATGGGAATGCGGTATTGA
- a CDS encoding circularly permuted type 2 ATP-grasp protein, translating into MFEADGRPRISSAALTQRIMNFTPAELQKRQRAADLALLNMGITFNVYGHEAGTEKIWPFDIVPRIIEFEEWQRVEAGLKQRIKALNLFIDDVYNERRIIRDGVVPEWLISSGKTLRGPCAGMHPTRGIWCHITGTDLVRGGDGQIYVLEDNLRCPSGVSYVLENREVMKRTFPQVFNGVSILPVEDYPERLLAMLQYIAPEGANDPNVVVLSPGIYNSAYFEHCFLAQQMGVELVQGSDLIVQDGYCYMRTTRGLERVDVIYRRIDDDFLDPTVFRSDSALGVAGLMDVYRAGRVALANAPGTGIADDKAVYAYVPQIIQYYLNEKPLIPNVPTYICGEPEQCEYVLAHIADLVIKPANESGGYGILLGPKATPAEHARYRDLIRSNPRNYIAQPMLALSRVPTIINDRLEGRHVDLRPYILYGEEIYVLPGGLTRVALKQGSLVVNSSQGGGSKDTWVVKSYGS; encoded by the coding sequence ATGTTTGAGGCGGACGGCCGCCCGCGTATTTCCAGTGCGGCCTTGACGCAGCGGATCATGAATTTTACCCCCGCGGAGCTGCAAAAGCGGCAAAGGGCGGCGGATTTGGCCCTGCTTAACATGGGAATCACCTTTAACGTCTACGGGCACGAGGCTGGCACCGAAAAGATCTGGCCGTTTGACATTGTTCCGCGGATCATCGAGTTTGAAGAATGGCAGCGCGTCGAGGCGGGGTTAAAGCAGCGGATCAAGGCGCTGAATCTGTTTATTGACGATGTTTACAACGAGCGGCGGATCATTCGCGACGGCGTAGTCCCGGAATGGCTCATCAGCAGCGGCAAGACCCTGCGCGGACCGTGCGCGGGAATGCATCCCACGCGGGGAATATGGTGCCATATCACGGGGACCGACTTGGTTCGCGGCGGCGACGGGCAGATTTATGTGCTGGAGGACAACTTACGCTGCCCCTCCGGCGTGTCATACGTGCTGGAAAACCGCGAGGTGATGAAGCGGACCTTTCCCCAGGTGTTTAACGGCGTTTCGATCCTGCCGGTCGAGGATTATCCAGAACGGCTCTTGGCGATGCTGCAATACATCGCGCCGGAGGGGGCCAACGATCCAAACGTGGTGGTGCTCTCGCCGGGCATTTATAATTCGGCCTATTTTGAGCATTGTTTTCTCGCCCAGCAGATGGGAGTGGAGTTGGTCCAGGGCTCGGACTTGATCGTGCAAGATGGCTATTGTTACATGCGGACGACGCGCGGGCTGGAGCGGGTGGATGTGATTTATAGGCGGATCGACGATGACTTTTTAGATCCGACGGTTTTTCGCAGTGATTCGGCCCTGGGGGTGGCGGGTCTGATGGATGTGTATCGGGCGGGTCGGGTCGCTCTGGCCAATGCCCCCGGCACGGGCATTGCCGATGATAAGGCCGTGTACGCCTATGTGCCACAGATCATCCAGTATTACTTGAACGAAAAGCCGCTTATTCCCAATGTCCCCACGTATATCTGCGGCGAGCCGGAACAATGTGAATACGTGCTTGCCCATATCGCCGATCTGGTGATTAAACCAGCCAACGAAAGCGGCGGCTACGGGATATTGCTGGGGCCAAAGGCGACACCCGCCGAACACGCCAGGTACCGTGATTTGATCCGGTCAAATCCGCGTAATTATATCGCCCAGCCCATGCTGGCGTTGTCGCGCGTTCCCACGATTATTAATGACCGGTTGGAGGGGCGGCATGTGGATTTGCGTCCGTATATTTTGTACGGCGAGGAAATTTACGTGCTTCCCGGCGGTTTGACGCGGGTCGCGCTCAAGCAAGGATCGCTCGTGGTCAATTCTTCCCAAGGGGGGGGCAGCAAGGATACCTGGGTGGTCAAAAGTTATGGTTCTTAG